The following coding sequences are from one Liolophura sinensis isolate JHLJ2023 chromosome 12, CUHK_Ljap_v2, whole genome shotgun sequence window:
- the LOC135479763 gene encoding uncharacterized protein LOC135479763, with amino-acid sequence MSYAARVKGNLPTKRQYSKEDAVKQDDVDVDVSDDDDPFNPPAMELVQDSDEIEDEIDGNGDDNADDDVSDDSESDKEMDVWENTKNTEEVDVGDNETSSAIPRLKNVVVADMHAPDVRSPVPVEEKRAKLDNGSTAEEAASSVPPSSHPTDYDGVDADQSSDCMTPTPSQEGDTMLLEYRKRKSLASRARQRMKRDK; translated from the coding sequence ATGTCGTACGCGGCGCGGGTTAAGGGGAACCTACCGACTAAGCGCCAGTATAGTAAGGAAGACGCCGTAAAACAAGATGACGTTGAtgttgacgtcagcgacgatgaTGACCCATTCAACCCACCTGCTatggaactggttcaagacaGCGACGAGATCGAAGACGAAATCGACGGGAATGGTGACGACAACGCCGATGAtgacgtcagcgacgacagcgagtcTGACAAAGAGATGGACGTCTGGGAGAATACTAAGAAcaccgaagaagtggatgttggtgataatgaaacgtcatcagctATCCCGAGGTTGAAGAATGTGGTGGTGGCTGACATGCACGCTCCCGACGTGCGTTCACCGGTCCCAGTCGAAGAAAAGCGAGCGaagttggacaatggcagtacagccgaagaggcagCGTCATCTGTCCCGCCTAGTTCCCATCCTACTGACTATGATGGCGTTGATGCCGATCAGTCGTCAGACTGTATGACGCCGACTCCATCTCAGGAGGGGGACACCATGCTtctggaatacaggaaaagaaaatcgcttgcttctcgtgcgaggcagcgaatgaaaagagacaaatga